Proteins encoded by one window of Sulfurospirillum barnesii SES-3:
- a CDS encoding efflux RND transporter permease subunit, whose amino-acid sequence MMKRFEQFIHDILLDVRKKRLVLLLTVLAFSASLMMFPTHAVLAKMLPSKSTNTFSIYVDLPKGSSVFQTQQVNQCVVAFLQKEQEVQNIEVFNGMGSPLDYAGLVKGSGFKSGEHVSEIVVNLSDAHERDERSYAMVHRLRPIIQKSCEPLVEKTSIKMVEQPAGPPTQAALVIELYGEKSTSLTPLAEKIKEILSQHRDLADVDVLFDEIYPKLSLRIDHEKALRAGLSIEYIHKMLYLAFEGMEVSYKNSENSPSQIPIFVVLSENSKRLAQLSKEALYAKLTSFRLRNTQGMLVPLSEVVHIDEVFSTPTIMSKNLQTMVSIVAEADLVSQVYPLLDVRSTIKERLSEFYEIQNTHLFDLKLKDKRSGEVFELVFDGEMKVSMDTFRDLGGAFIAALVLIFLLMVVYYKSFAIAGIVLLGSFLSIIGVIFGHWLMDLFSKETFFLTATSLIGFIALMGISSRNSLLLIDFTEAMMKVGIEKKRAIALASATRSKPIFLTAAAIILASTLLATDPIFGGLGVALIFGTIAAVIVSLIVVPVLMDNTKAI is encoded by the coding sequence ATGATGAAACGCTTTGAGCAGTTTATTCATGACATTTTACTGGATGTACGCAAAAAACGATTGGTTTTGTTACTAACAGTGTTGGCATTTAGTGCATCTTTGATGATGTTTCCTACCCATGCGGTTCTTGCTAAAATGCTTCCCTCTAAAAGCACCAATACTTTCTCCATCTATGTGGATTTACCCAAAGGTAGTTCTGTTTTTCAAACACAGCAGGTCAATCAATGCGTGGTTGCTTTCTTGCAAAAGGAACAAGAGGTGCAAAACATTGAAGTCTTTAATGGGATGGGCTCTCCATTGGATTACGCAGGGTTGGTGAAAGGCTCTGGTTTTAAAAGCGGTGAGCATGTAAGTGAAATTGTAGTCAACCTAAGTGATGCCCACGAAAGAGATGAACGCTCCTATGCTATGGTGCACCGTTTGCGTCCTATTATTCAAAAAAGCTGTGAGCCATTGGTGGAAAAAACATCTATCAAAATGGTAGAACAACCAGCCGGCCCTCCGACACAAGCAGCTCTTGTAATTGAGCTTTACGGTGAAAAAAGTACATCGCTCACTCCTTTGGCTGAAAAAATTAAAGAGATTCTCTCACAACATCGTGATTTAGCGGATGTGGACGTTTTGTTTGATGAAATTTATCCCAAACTCTCTTTGCGCATTGATCATGAAAAAGCTCTGAGGGCAGGATTGAGTATAGAATACATTCATAAAATGCTCTATTTGGCGTTTGAGGGTATGGAGGTCAGTTATAAAAACAGTGAAAATTCGCCTTCTCAAATCCCCATTTTTGTAGTTTTAAGTGAAAATTCCAAGCGCTTAGCACAGCTTAGCAAAGAGGCATTGTATGCAAAACTCACATCGTTTCGTTTACGAAATACACAAGGTATGTTGGTGCCACTAAGTGAAGTGGTGCACATTGATGAGGTTTTTTCAACCCCTACCATTATGTCAAAGAACCTTCAAACCATGGTAAGCATTGTCGCTGAGGCAGATTTGGTGTCTCAGGTCTACCCACTCTTAGATGTTCGAAGCACCATTAAAGAGCGCCTCAGTGAGTTCTACGAGATTCAAAACACACATTTGTTTGATTTAAAGCTAAAAGATAAACGCAGTGGGGAAGTCTTTGAATTGGTTTTTGATGGTGAGATGAAAGTGAGCATGGATACGTTTAGGGATTTAGGTGGTGCTTTTATTGCGGCGTTGGTGCTGATTTTCTTATTGATGGTTGTGTATTATAAAAGTTTTGCGATTGCGGGAATTGTTCTTTTAGGAAGTTTTCTCTCTATTATTGGGGTTATTTTTGGGCATTGGTTGATGGATCTCTTCTCCAAAGAGACTTTCTTTTTAACAGCAACGTCTCTGATTGGATTTATTGCTTTAATGGGCATTAGTTCACGTAATTCTTTATTGTTGATTGATTTTACAGAGGCAATGATGAAAGTGGGAATTGAGAAAAAACGTGCCATAGCGCTTGCGAGTGCAACACGCTCAAAGCCTATTTTTCTTACCGCAGCAGCGATTATTTTAGCCAGTACATTGTTAGCGACAGACCCTATTTTTGGAGGGTTGGGGGTAGCCCTTATTTTTGGAACCATTGCAGCGGTGATTGTCTCATTGATAGTCGTGCCTGTACTGATGGATAATACAAAAGCAATTTAA
- the efp gene encoding elongation factor P, with product MASISMGDLKKGLKIEFNGIPYKITEYQHVKPGKGAAFVRCKIKSFIDGRVIEKTFHAGDKCETPQLEDKIMQFLYDDGEFLQFMDSATYEQIALTHDQVGEAADWIIDGMNVDMLYHNGKPISVEAPQFVQLKIVETPPNFKGDTQGGKKPATLESGAVVQVPFHVVEGDVIKVDTVRGEYLEKVK from the coding sequence ATGGCCTCTATTTCAATGGGCGACTTAAAAAAAGGGTTAAAAATCGAATTTAACGGTATTCCGTATAAAATCACCGAGTACCAACACGTTAAACCTGGCAAAGGTGCGGCGTTTGTGCGTTGTAAAATTAAGTCATTTATCGATGGCAGAGTCATTGAAAAAACCTTTCATGCAGGGGATAAATGTGAAACACCTCAGCTTGAAGATAAAATCATGCAATTTTTATACGATGATGGCGAATTCTTACAATTTATGGACAGTGCAACGTATGAACAAATTGCACTCACCCATGACCAAGTCGGAGAAGCAGCAGATTGGATTATTGATGGTATGAATGTCGATATGCTTTACCATAACGGTAAACCCATCAGCGTTGAAGCCCCACAATTTGTTCAACTTAAAATTGTTGAAACCCCACCTAACTTTAAAGGGGATACCCAAGGTGGTAAAAAACCAGCAACTCTTGAGAGTGGTGCGGTGGTTCAAGTGCCTTTTCACGTGGTTGAGGGCGATGTGATTAAAGTTGATACTGTTCGTGGCGAATACTTAGAAAAAGTTAAATAG
- a CDS encoding DJ-1 family glyoxalase III, whose amino-acid sequence MSKKVLVPFAEGFEEIEALSIVDILRRAKIEVTMAALTSLHVKGAHGVVVVADALISELDATTYDMIALPGGLPGATNLAKDATLQAILKAFDAKGKGIAAICAAPYALYTAGVLKKRYTCYPGFHSNIAQDGYTDADKVVRDENITTSQGPSTAMLFALALVEQLCGKELSEQLAKELLLK is encoded by the coding sequence ATGAGCAAAAAAGTGTTGGTTCCTTTTGCTGAGGGCTTTGAAGAAATTGAAGCATTGAGTATTGTGGATATTTTACGACGTGCGAAGATTGAGGTGACCATGGCAGCCTTAACGTCTTTACATGTAAAAGGTGCGCACGGTGTTGTGGTTGTAGCGGACGCACTTATTTCTGAACTGGACGCCACTACCTATGACATGATAGCCTTACCTGGTGGACTTCCTGGTGCGACCAATTTAGCAAAAGATGCAACCCTCCAAGCCATACTTAAAGCGTTTGATGCCAAAGGGAAGGGTATTGCTGCTATTTGTGCAGCGCCTTATGCGCTTTACACAGCGGGTGTTTTGAAAAAGCGTTATACGTGCTATCCTGGATTTCATTCAAACATTGCACAAGATGGCTACACAGATGCGGATAAGGTGGTGCGGGATGAAAATATTACCACTTCACAAGGACCAAGTACGGCCATGCTTTTTGCTTTAGCATTGGTAGAGCAGTTATGTGGCAAAGAGCTGAGTGAACAATTAGCCAAAGAGTTGCTATTGAAGTAA
- a CDS encoding MutS-related protein — MLENIAKLLNSKEKLLTEIYFDLQLFFEEKYGKNTIVFMEIGSFFETYEVNNETHQIGKAKEVSELLNIQLTRKNKTILENSLQNPLLAGIPSVSLDRYLSRLVQSKKYTIVLVRQKGEPPHVKRYIANIISPGTNFDYVMESSENYLVSLLIDCNHQIYSLGYAAIDVSTGKTIINEVHGTREDKTYALDEIFNLLQTYKTSEIVLTYNAESIDKEWVQNYLEITQNTSFSLNKERHKVTYQNELFGRIYAIRSLLSPIEYLDIERFPYASESLAILCNFIIEHDANIIEKMSRPILLGNNRYLYMGNNALEQLGIISRNPMEMTLLNLIDQTSTAMGKRLLKERLLNPICDLKTLNERFDLSSKLMSDYKKFDIALKQVYDLERILRRIALKKLHPLELAYLSNSLEAILGILKEAELKKMAIPKSLFDESEALFLMLQNTFVLDICAKFRKDQINENLFLAGIYPQIDKIEQSKCERFSALQSIVTHIEALFEENNRSMISIEWLESEGHYILMSKNRFALIEEKLMQSFMTIGEKHYFFKDFTFRHLKNSVKISASLIEEISHDITLSNVQMVALVKQRYDEMLEKIETHFALTLEHLISFVGTLDVALSNAKCAVHFNYSRPELLPMEEKERFMEAIGLRHPLIESREENGIYIPNDLFLGTCPKEMPHDHVTLEASRINTVQGILLYGINSSGKSSLMKSLGIAIIMAQSGFFVPCASLRFHLFDKIFTRIMSSDNLYKGLSTFTVEMLELKNIFNRTTPYSLVLGDEISHGTETESALAIVASSIKKMNSLGSLFVFATHLHQLIQLPLITELKEVIALHLGVSYDEENDKLLYNRKLESGSGSSLYGLEFAKSLHMDSEFIKMAYDIRKNLAGELGDVELLKQKKRSKYNKNLYLCKCALCDEYVDEVHHIHAQERADAHGNIEHFHQNHRYNLIPLCAKHHKMVHEGKITISGFVMSSEGLKLHYEEK, encoded by the coding sequence ATGCTCGAAAATATCGCCAAATTGTTAAACTCGAAAGAGAAACTCCTCACCGAAATTTATTTTGATTTACAACTCTTTTTTGAAGAAAAATATGGCAAAAATACCATTGTCTTTATGGAAATTGGCTCATTCTTTGAAACCTATGAAGTCAACAATGAAACGCATCAAATCGGTAAAGCCAAAGAGGTTTCCGAACTTTTGAACATTCAGCTTACCCGTAAAAATAAAACAATTTTAGAAAACTCTCTGCAAAATCCGCTCCTTGCTGGTATCCCATCCGTCTCCTTAGATAGATACCTTAGCCGCTTAGTCCAAAGTAAAAAATACACCATTGTATTGGTGCGCCAAAAGGGTGAGCCGCCCCATGTCAAGCGTTATATCGCCAATATCATCAGCCCAGGAACCAATTTTGATTATGTCATGGAATCGAGTGAGAACTATTTGGTTTCACTTTTAATTGATTGCAACCATCAAATTTACTCCCTAGGGTACGCTGCCATCGATGTGAGCACGGGTAAGACCATCATCAATGAAGTCCATGGTACCAGAGAAGATAAAACCTACGCCTTAGATGAAATTTTCAACCTCTTACAAACCTATAAAACCAGTGAAATCGTCCTCACCTACAACGCTGAATCCATCGACAAAGAGTGGGTGCAAAACTACCTTGAAATCACGCAAAACACTTCGTTTAGTCTTAACAAAGAACGCCACAAAGTCACCTATCAAAACGAACTTTTTGGACGCATTTATGCGATTCGCTCCTTACTCTCACCCATTGAATACTTAGACATTGAGCGTTTTCCTTATGCCAGTGAGTCACTCGCCATTTTATGTAATTTTATCATTGAACACGATGCCAATATTATTGAGAAGATGAGCCGTCCCATCTTGCTTGGAAACAATCGCTATCTTTACATGGGCAATAACGCCCTCGAACAATTAGGAATTATCTCTCGTAACCCAATGGAGATGACCCTTTTAAATTTAATTGACCAAACGTCTACGGCTATGGGAAAACGACTTTTAAAAGAGCGTCTGCTTAACCCTATTTGTGATTTAAAAACACTCAATGAACGCTTTGATTTAAGCAGTAAATTGATGAGTGATTATAAAAAATTTGACATTGCTTTAAAACAGGTCTATGACCTAGAGCGCATTTTAAGGCGTATTGCTCTTAAAAAATTGCACCCTTTGGAACTTGCTTATCTGAGTAACTCCCTAGAGGCGATTTTGGGTATTTTAAAAGAGGCAGAACTTAAAAAAATGGCAATTCCAAAAAGCCTTTTTGATGAGAGCGAAGCCTTGTTTTTAATGCTTCAAAATACCTTTGTCCTTGATATTTGTGCAAAATTTCGAAAAGACCAAATTAATGAAAACCTCTTTCTAGCAGGTATCTATCCTCAGATTGATAAAATTGAACAAAGCAAGTGTGAACGCTTTAGCGCACTTCAAAGCATTGTTACCCACATAGAAGCACTGTTTGAAGAAAATAACCGCTCGATGATTAGCATTGAATGGCTCGAGAGTGAGGGGCACTACATTTTAATGAGCAAAAATCGTTTTGCCCTTATTGAAGAGAAGTTAATGCAAAGTTTTATGACCATTGGAGAAAAACACTACTTCTTTAAAGACTTTACTTTTAGGCATCTTAAAAACAGCGTTAAAATTTCTGCATCGCTGATTGAAGAAATTTCGCACGACATCACCCTTAGTAACGTCCAAATGGTAGCCCTTGTTAAACAGCGTTACGATGAGATGTTGGAGAAAATTGAGACCCACTTTGCGCTGACACTAGAGCACCTTATCTCCTTTGTAGGAACCCTTGATGTGGCACTCAGCAACGCAAAATGTGCGGTGCATTTTAACTACTCACGCCCTGAGCTTTTACCCATGGAAGAAAAAGAGCGCTTTATGGAAGCCATTGGACTGCGACACCCCTTGATTGAATCTCGAGAGGAAAATGGCATTTATATTCCTAATGATCTTTTTTTAGGAACATGTCCCAAAGAGATGCCCCATGACCATGTCACACTAGAGGCGTCACGTATCAATACGGTGCAAGGCATTTTACTCTATGGCATTAACTCTAGCGGTAAATCTTCTTTAATGAAGAGTCTAGGCATTGCTATTATTATGGCGCAATCAGGCTTTTTTGTACCCTGCGCAAGCCTTCGTTTTCACCTTTTCGATAAAATTTTTACCCGTATTATGAGTTCAGATAACCTCTACAAAGGGCTCTCTACTTTTACCGTAGAAATGTTAGAACTTAAAAATATTTTTAACCGCACCACGCCCTATTCTTTGGTGCTTGGTGATGAGATTAGCCATGGAACCGAAACGGAGTCTGCCCTTGCTATCGTTGCTAGCAGTATCAAAAAAATGAATAGCCTTGGCTCTTTGTTTGTTTTTGCAACCCATTTGCATCAACTGATTCAACTGCCTCTGATTACAGAACTAAAAGAGGTCATTGCGCTTCATTTAGGGGTGAGTTACGATGAAGAAAACGATAAACTTCTCTATAACCGTAAACTTGAATCGGGAAGTGGAAGCTCACTGTATGGACTCGAATTTGCAAAATCCTTGCATATGGACAGTGAATTTATCAAGATGGCGTATGACATTCGTAAAAATCTAGCAGGAGAGCTAGGCGATGTAGAGCTATTAAAACAAAAAAAACGCAGTAAATATAATAAAAATCTCTACCTCTGCAAATGCGCCTTGTGTGATGAGTATGTTGATGAAGTGCATCACATTCATGCACAAGAAAGAGCAGATGCACATGGGAATATTGAGCATTTTCACCAAAACCACCGTTATAATCTGATTCCTCTGTGCGCTAAACACCATAAAATGGTGCATGAAGGTAAAATCACGATCAGTGGTTTTGTAATGAGCAGTGAGGGTTTAAAACTCCATTACGAAGAGAAATAA
- a CDS encoding DUF2721 domain-containing protein, translated as MEIEISTPALLFPAVSLLLLAYTNRFLAVAQLIRMLHRQSNERENCEEYKQIGNLRHRLELTKWMQFFGVLSLLLCTLSMAELFMGYLEIGKKIFGLSLIAMCLSLLISLWELMISTKALNMELSDMHNKCKTGKK; from the coding sequence ATGGAAATTGAAATTTCAACACCTGCACTTTTATTCCCTGCGGTTTCACTCCTTTTGCTTGCATACACCAATCGTTTTTTAGCCGTAGCGCAACTCATTCGTATGTTGCACCGTCAATCCAATGAGCGTGAAAATTGCGAAGAGTACAAACAAATTGGTAATTTAAGACACCGTTTGGAACTGACCAAATGGATGCAATTTTTTGGAGTGCTCTCGTTGTTACTCTGTACCCTTTCGATGGCAGAGCTTTTTATGGGCTATTTAGAGATAGGAAAAAAGATTTTTGGGCTGAGTCTTATTGCGATGTGTCTTTCTTTGCTTATCTCGCTTTGGGAACTGATGATTTCAACCAAAGCCCTTAATATGGAACTTAGTGATATGCATAATAAATGTAAAACAGGAAAAAAATGA
- a CDS encoding CvfB family protein, whose translation MNQYLLIGEKNRLRINRYTDNGVYLICEDNDEVLMPNQYVTFAMKEGDEIDVFVYFDSEDRIVASTVFPKAMLEEFGCFEVVDVTPFGAFLDWGLPKDLLVPRALQKFPFYVGMKVVVRVCLDDETGRIIGSQKYNDLLSKDLKSLKINQEVKLLVRERTPLGFKVIVNHLYDGMIFHNEIFETIDVGDEKKGFIKTLRDDGKLDIKLQPMGEKSDAWNVQKVLEFLQAKGGASELHYKSEPEEIQAQLGLSRKAFKRALSTLIEAKKITVSEEGMKLI comes from the coding sequence ATGAATCAGTACCTACTCATCGGTGAAAAAAACCGTTTACGCATTAACCGTTATACCGACAATGGAGTCTATCTTATTTGTGAAGATAACGATGAAGTGCTCATGCCAAATCAATACGTTACGTTTGCTATGAAAGAGGGTGACGAGATAGATGTTTTTGTCTATTTTGATTCAGAAGATCGCATTGTCGCAAGTACGGTGTTTCCTAAAGCGATGCTGGAGGAATTTGGCTGTTTTGAGGTGGTGGATGTGACTCCTTTTGGAGCATTTTTAGATTGGGGCTTGCCTAAAGATTTATTGGTACCCCGTGCCTTGCAAAAATTTCCTTTTTACGTGGGGATGAAGGTGGTGGTGCGTGTCTGTTTGGATGATGAGACAGGGCGTATTATTGGCTCACAAAAATACAATGACCTGTTAAGCAAAGATTTAAAATCACTTAAAATAAATCAAGAAGTAAAACTTTTGGTACGTGAGAGAACACCTTTGGGGTTTAAAGTGATTGTCAATCATCTCTATGATGGGATGATTTTTCATAATGAAATTTTTGAGACTATTGATGTTGGGGATGAAAAAAAAGGGTTTATTAAAACCCTTCGTGATGATGGAAAGCTTGATATAAAACTACAGCCCATGGGCGAGAAGAGTGATGCGTGGAATGTTCAAAAGGTGTTGGAATTTTTACAGGCAAAAGGTGGTGCAAGTGAATTGCATTACAAAAGTGAGCCTGAAGAGATTCAAGCGCAGTTAGGGCTGAGTAGAAAAGCATTTAAAAGGGCTCTTAGCACGCTGATTGAGGCGAAAAAGATTACGGTGAGTGAAGAGGGTATGAAGCTTATATGA
- a CDS encoding NAD(P)/FAD-dependent oxidoreductase, whose protein sequence is MKRVGIVGAGASGLVCAIEAARKGHKVSLFEKNSKVGRKILATGNGKCNISNLNISLSRYHGESVATIKEVLKRFDTVTCKSFFAKLGLEMREGEAGKLYPMSHQASSVVDLLLHEARSLGVDIFLESEVKSIAHQQGAFCLHVKEQSYLFDACVIGTGSLAMPNLGSSGSGYGFAQSFGHRLVEPYPSLVQCVCDEASIERASGVKMEARVELYIENQKVQSVQGDLLFTAYGLSGSAILEISRNVSYACLKQERVHVILDLMPTLSKEALQSLLQKRLSLAKGKSLSLWLEGIIPKKLALMILEKEKLLHVKDASQLSMKELKKIVFALKALSLHVKETKGFESAEVCAGGVDMSEIEPKNLMSRKIKELYFCGEVLDVDGDCGGFNLHFAWASGFCVGQSL, encoded by the coding sequence ATGAAGCGTGTGGGGATTGTAGGAGCGGGTGCTTCAGGACTTGTGTGTGCCATCGAAGCAGCACGCAAAGGGCATAAGGTCTCTTTGTTTGAGAAAAACAGCAAAGTGGGACGCAAAATTTTAGCCACAGGCAATGGTAAGTGCAATATCTCCAATCTTAATATCTCTCTTTCTCGTTATCATGGTGAGTCTGTTGCCACTATCAAAGAGGTGCTAAAACGGTTTGACACCGTTACATGTAAATCTTTTTTTGCTAAATTGGGACTTGAGATGAGAGAGGGTGAAGCAGGGAAATTGTATCCTATGAGCCATCAAGCTTCCAGTGTAGTGGATTTACTTTTGCATGAAGCCAGAAGCTTAGGGGTAGACATTTTTTTAGAGAGCGAAGTGAAAAGCATTGCACACCAGCAAGGAGCGTTTTGTTTACATGTAAAAGAACAAAGCTACCTTTTTGATGCGTGCGTGATTGGAACAGGCAGTCTTGCGATGCCCAATCTTGGAAGTTCAGGAAGTGGGTATGGTTTTGCGCAAAGTTTTGGGCATCGTCTGGTTGAGCCGTATCCTTCTTTGGTGCAATGTGTGTGCGATGAAGCCTCTATAGAGCGTGCAAGCGGTGTCAAAATGGAAGCACGTGTGGAGCTTTACATTGAAAATCAAAAAGTACAAAGTGTACAAGGTGACCTTCTTTTCACCGCATATGGGCTTTCAGGCTCTGCTATTTTAGAGATCAGTCGCAATGTCTCCTATGCGTGTTTAAAGCAAGAGAGGGTGCATGTCATACTCGATTTAATGCCCACACTCAGTAAAGAAGCCTTGCAAAGTTTACTGCAAAAAAGGCTCAGTCTTGCTAAAGGTAAGTCCCTTTCTTTGTGGCTAGAGGGCATCATTCCTAAAAAATTAGCCCTTATGATTCTTGAAAAAGAGAAGCTTTTACATGTAAAAGATGCGTCGCAATTAAGCATGAAAGAGTTAAAAAAGATTGTATTTGCGCTGAAGGCTTTGTCTTTACATGTAAAAGAAACCAAAGGCTTTGAGAGTGCTGAGGTGTGCGCAGGTGGCGTGGATATGAGCGAAATAGAGCCTAAAAATTTAATGTCACGGAAGATAAAAGAGCTCTATTTTTGTGGTGAAGTGCTGGATGTGGATGGGGATTGTGGAGGTTTTAACCTCCACTTTGCTTGGGCTTCAGGCTTTTGTGTGGGGCAGAGTCTTTAG
- the hemJ gene encoding protoporphyrinogen oxidase HemJ encodes MEYYSWILTFHVMSFMSWMAMLFYLPRLFVYHVEHSHKSEFVEVVKIQEYKIYKYIGLPAFWATLLSGAAMLIINPVLLETGTWLHAKIAVVALLTAYSFSLEYFRVQLEKDECERSGKFFRAYNEVPTMLSILIVGYVVVKTFSLLFTSITLGVFAFIVYIIMQQKEKKN; translated from the coding sequence ATGGAATATTACAGCTGGATATTAACCTTTCATGTGATGTCGTTTATGTCGTGGATGGCAATGCTTTTTTATTTACCACGGCTTTTTGTCTACCACGTAGAACATTCGCATAAAAGTGAGTTTGTTGAAGTGGTCAAAATTCAAGAGTATAAAATTTACAAATACATTGGTTTACCTGCATTTTGGGCGACTCTGCTTAGTGGGGCTGCCATGCTGATTATCAACCCTGTTTTATTAGAGACAGGAACATGGCTTCATGCTAAAATTGCCGTTGTAGCTCTTTTAACGGCGTACTCTTTTTCACTGGAATATTTTCGAGTTCAACTTGAAAAAGATGAATGTGAACGCAGTGGAAAATTTTTTAGAGCGTACAATGAAGTACCCACGATGCTCTCTATTCTCATTGTAGGATACGTGGTTGTCAAAACATTTTCCTTGCTTTTCACCTCGATTACCTTAGGTGTTTTTGCGTTTATTGTCTATATAATTATGCAACAAAAAGAGAAAAAAAACTAA
- a CDS encoding methyl-accepting chemotaxis protein: MNSLAKKLSGIQLFIIFVSMALFIFYISSYLSGYISNETEAKVTARLEALEKTAHIYNTSLEESSLKLFAVLKSHFPSMHLDSTQSASVSGIDTPLILSQGTILNNHFTELDAFTKLTGAVATIFVKKGDDFIRVSTSLKKEDGSRAIGTFLGKASPAYEPIMSQKQYVGNARLFGRDYVTVYEPLIEKGAVVGILFLGYDFTEGLKTLEKEIHAMKIGEHGYFYAMNTKSQNYDIHPTLDGKKISADLDQKMLEQKNGLFHVYEGSKEIIASFHSFDKWNWVLVAKAYPDDFKEANDTLRNRLILVAIFMTLFMLLVIWIAIHKIITAPLNNLIEKARELSSGDGDLTRKLISVGNDEIAQASQQINHFIEKVRLVIVDAKSISTENSSISHELSSTSLGVGQAVETSVRIVTQATEQGEKLKTDMHESMREAQKSKEGLVEANHYLQEANTTILTLTTEIQNSAALEIELAAKIQQLSNDAEQVQSVLTVISEIADQTNLLALNAAIEAARAGEHGRGFAVVADEVRKLAERTQSSLAQINATINVIVQSIVDSSDQMSKNSKRIEALASTAGNVEIKIKDMFTIMDRATQDSDLTIENYLKTAKDIEAMINDVSKVNELSRQNARSVEEIAGAAEHLSKMTENLNLKLFEFRT, translated from the coding sequence ATGAATTCATTGGCAAAAAAACTCTCAGGGATACAACTATTTATTATCTTTGTATCAATGGCATTGTTTATTTTTTACATTAGCAGTTACCTTAGTGGCTATATTTCAAACGAAACAGAGGCAAAAGTCACCGCTCGACTTGAAGCACTTGAAAAAACAGCACACATTTACAATACTTCACTCGAAGAGTCCAGTCTCAAGCTCTTTGCGGTTTTAAAATCACACTTTCCATCCATGCACCTAGATAGCACACAAAGTGCCAGTGTGAGCGGCATTGATACCCCTTTGATTCTTTCACAAGGAACAATTCTTAACAATCATTTTACGGAACTGGATGCCTTTACAAAACTAACAGGTGCTGTTGCAACTATTTTTGTGAAAAAAGGTGATGATTTTATTCGGGTTTCAACCTCTTTGAAAAAAGAAGACGGTAGCCGTGCGATAGGAACGTTTTTGGGAAAAGCAAGTCCTGCTTACGAGCCAATTATGAGCCAAAAACAATACGTGGGAAATGCCCGCTTATTTGGAAGAGATTATGTGACGGTTTATGAGCCTCTGATTGAAAAAGGGGCAGTAGTTGGTATTTTGTTTTTGGGCTATGACTTTACCGAGGGTTTAAAAACGCTTGAAAAAGAGATTCATGCCATGAAAATTGGAGAACACGGTTATTTTTATGCCATGAATACCAAAAGCCAAAATTACGATATCCACCCTACCCTAGATGGCAAAAAGATCAGTGCGGATTTGGATCAAAAAATGTTAGAGCAAAAAAATGGTTTATTTCATGTCTATGAGGGTTCAAAAGAGATCATTGCGAGTTTTCATTCCTTTGATAAATGGAATTGGGTTTTGGTCGCTAAAGCTTATCCTGATGATTTTAAAGAAGCCAATGACACCCTTCGCAACCGCCTGATTTTAGTGGCAATTTTTATGACCCTTTTTATGCTTTTAGTCATTTGGATCGCCATTCATAAAATCATCACTGCCCCATTAAATAATCTCATTGAAAAAGCACGAGAACTCTCCAGTGGGGATGGGGATCTCACACGAAAACTGATCAGTGTAGGCAATGATGAAATTGCACAAGCCAGTCAACAGATTAATCATTTTATTGAAAAAGTACGCCTTGTCATTGTTGATGCCAAATCTATTTCTACAGAGAACTCTTCTATCTCTCATGAGCTTTCAAGCACGTCTTTGGGTGTTGGCCAAGCCGTTGAAACTTCCGTTCGTATTGTCACCCAAGCAACCGAGCAAGGGGAAAAACTAAAAACCGATATGCACGAAAGTATGCGTGAAGCGCAAAAGAGCAAAGAGGGCTTAGTTGAGGCGAACCATTACCTCCAAGAAGCCAACACGACCATTTTAACACTCACCACTGAAATTCAAAATAGCGCCGCACTTGAAATAGAGTTAGCTGCTAAAATTCAGCAACTCTCCAACGATGCGGAGCAAGTGCAAAGTGTCTTAACCGTGATCAGTGAAATTGCAGACCAAACCAATCTTTTAGCACTCAATGCTGCGATTGAAGCGGCACGTGCGGGCGAACATGGTAGGGGATTTGCTGTTGTTGCCGATGAAGTACGAAAACTCGCTGAACGCACCCAAAGCAGCTTGGCACAAATTAATGCTACCATTAATGTCATTGTTCAATCCATTGTTGATAGCTCTGATCAAATGAGTAAAAACTCTAAGCGTATTGAAGCGCTTGCTAGTACCGCTGGCAATGTTGAAATCAAAATTAAAGATATGTTTACCATTATGGATAGAGCGACGCAAGATTCGGATTTAACCATTGAAAATTATCTTAAAACGGCTAAAGATATTGAAGCCATGATTAATGATGTCTCAAAAGTCAATGAGCTCTCTCGCCAAAATGCCCGCAGTGTTGAAGAAATAGCAGGTGCAGCAGAGCATCTTAGTAAAATGACAGAGAACCTTAACCTCAAACTTTTCGAATTTAGAACCTAA